The DNA segment ttgtttgctatgtcatacaataaaataataatagtaatagtaattacagtaaaataatacatgtaataataaatagagtaaaataataaatgcaataataataacatgagtgaaataataaatgtattattattattaataataataatagagtaaaataaatgtaatagtagcaacaataatagagaaaaataataaatgtaataataccaataataacagagaaaaataataaatgtaccatatattctcaagtataagctgacccaaatataagccaaccaggaacctcacccgagtataagccgacgggggctttttcagtcttacaaaaaagactgaaaaactaggcttatactcgaatatctACAGTACTTAAAACTTTTGCTGAGCATTTGGAAATAGAGTTTAGGCATGTAAAGAAAAGGGAGCAAGCCGAGGGACCGAGAGAATGCAAACAGAGCAAATAAAGGCTTTGTAGGTGTGGATGTGCAAGGTCTTGTTTCAACATTATGTCAGAAAGAGAAATAGCAGACCGTAAATACAGGTTTAAACTGCTCTTCATGTCATCAGTTGACCACTCCAGATTACTGTAAATGCATTGACTCATTGGCTTTTCCTGCCCTTTAGCTGCTCCCAGGAGTGAACCTTGGTCCGGTGACTCAGCCGATGAAAGCTTCCTTGAAGAAAGCCTGGTGACCTCCAAGAGCCACCTCATTTCGGTGAGAGAAGATCACACAGGAGAAGTGACCCTCCAGTTTGACAGCTGGACCTCGGACCCTGCCAGTGAAGACTTAACTCACTCGCATGGCGTCACAGGAACGGAGGCTCAAAGCACCTCGGAAGAAGAAGATGGAAGCCAGGCGGTTACAATTCTAGCTGGAGAGACTGAGAGCCCTGGGCAGACCTTCACTGATGGAGGCCTTTTGGGACATCAGACTGATGCTCTGCTCACAGACAAGACCCTGATCACCACTGATGTCTCAACATCACAATCCATCGAGACCAAACAAAACCATCTGGCAACATCTCTCTCCAGTAAAGAGCAGTTGAGGAATGCTACAACCCAGGAACTCAGACCGAGTGAGGAGTGGTCCACCTCTCCTTCGGGTAAGACAGAAGAAACGGAGTCAActgcaggatccttggagagCACTGGGCACTGGACGGGATTGTCCACCATCCTCTCTCCAGTGACAGCAAACTCCAGGAGTATCTCCACATTGGGTTCGGGAAAGAGTGGAACCGCACCAGAAGCCATACCGACTCCCAGAAAACAAGAGATTGAGACATCAGTAACAGCTATTCCTGAAGCTAGCCAACAGTCACAAGTTATGAGTCAACAAACCACATTTACCAGGACATCAGATGTCACCAGAAGTCCAGGAACCCTGATGGTGGTGCAGAGTAGTTCCACATTTCAGGAGCAGCTTTTTGAGCAAGGTGGTGTGACTATTCCCAGGACAAAGATGGAGCAGCATGATACTTCCTTGGATTCCTCTACACATGGAGAGATGATGAAGGATGAGACCACTGAGCTGAAAATGACTGAAAAGCCTACGCTCCAGACTTCTGCTCAAAGCAACACTCAGCCCTTCCCACCATTGTCAACTTCAGAAACTCTCTCTTCGGCATCTCCGCAGAAATCTTCCCGAAATGATGACATCGGTCAAAGCATTCAGCCCAAAACTTTCTTTCCATCCCAGTCCCCTCTTTCTGGAACATCTGATATATCCAGAAAAGCAGAAGAACATCTTCATGAAGGAATGAATTCTATGTTGCTCCACGCAGTTGACTACCAGACAACAATCCAAACGCCTCTTTTCAGTCTGTCCCAAATGACTGTAAGAGAATCATCCTCTCAGGCCAATCTGCACAAAACCACCAATGAGGATCAGCCAAGTCCCATGGCCCTTTCTGAACCTCAACCATCAAGTGTTCCTCCCTCTGTTTATGACAGGTTGCAGGTAAGCAGAGCCAGCACTTTTTCACTAACTGACTCAACAGCATCTCATGGTAGGAACACAATGTCAAGCTTTGGGACCTCCTCCCATGTCAACTCCCCATCAACAGCTATGTCTGTACCCACTAGACACAACACACAAGGAATGTCTGTGTTCCAGCAGCTCTATATGCTTTCTACTGTCCATGGAGAGCAAACATCTGTTCCATTTGTTATTGATCCAGAAGCCTTGCTCACCTCTTCTGCTCTTGTTCCCACAACACTGCAAGAACCTGATGTCCACATTTCACCAGAGAGATCagatctccttcctcttcctcagtCTGACTCAGACCCAACAGATATTGCTTCAGCTCTGACTAAGACCACATCACTTAATTTGGCCTCCTCACATGTTGGGCTAAACTCATCAGTTGCAGGTTCATCAACTCTCTCCACGTCCAGAGCACCACCATTGTCAACTCTTGCAAATAGAGAACAGGGAAGAGAGTTGACTACCGTCCTGCCATCACAAGTCAATGAGCAAATACTTAGCAATACTGCTTCTTCTCATGTGGAACTAGATGTTCCAAGGACACCATCGATTGCTGGCTTGGAGATCCCAAGCCCTTCTTCCCTTGATCACACCAGAACAAAACTCTCCCCAAGTGTCTCCATCTCTTTTTATACTAAGATGCCACATCTGCCAGGCCAAGTTCTCACCAACTCACAACCACCTCACATCAATCCTCCTGTCAACAATGAGCATCCATTAAGCACCTTGAGTACGATAGTGCCTTCTCAAACCAGTTCTCAAATACCAAGCGATTCTGTCACTGTTATGGATGAGTCTCATCTTCTTGTCACATCTCCTCCTGCCCATGCCATCACGGAGACAAATGGCACTGCAGCGGAAGGAGGGCTGCCAGTTGATGCTGAGCCACACACAACAGATATCTTTACTACTTCAAAAGCTCCATCACAAGCTTCATCTCCTCCTATCTTCATGGAACATGCCTTGCTGGATGCATCTGCTCACCCAGGAATCCAACGCCTGACCCATAATGAGACTCAGACACCAAACCCATCtttttccaccacactccaactTGATTCATTTAACATGACTCTCAAGCCACACACATCCCACACCTCTGCTTTTGTCCACACTAAATCCCAGTCGTCCAATGCATCCACCGCTGCAGGGATTGGAGACCAGATACAAAGCCTATTCACAACAATCTCTCCTCATTTACAGCCACAAACTACACCTTTTCTGGTCATAACACCTTTCACCTTTGGAGAAATGAGGGAAGGAAAAGGCTCTTCACAAACCAGCTCTCCAACATCACAGGCTGGGATTTACAGGACGTCTCTGCCAAGTGTTGCATCTTCTGATTCCTTAGGGACAAGTCCTTCCAGTTTTGCCACTCCATCCTCTCTGATCAGTCATCACAACACAATGAACTTCTCTCCTCTGAGCTCAGTTCACTTAGAAGACAATGGTGCCCTCAGCACAATGTCAACACTGGCTATATCCGGAGCTCGGGATCTCCCCCATAGTTTCCTTGGGTTCCCCCAGTACCTCAACCGGTCACCCGGTGAGCTTGGTGCCTCAAGTTTTAACTCTCTTGTGTTGAACGGCATCCTTGGAACATCACCTTCCCTTCAGTACATGTCCCTCTTGGTCCGGAATGCAGAAAACATGGTGTGCTTACAGCGCATGCAAAATTCGACTCCGCTTTCTGAAGAACCAAATACTGATGGTCACGGAGTTGCTTCAGCTCAGGAAGCTCTGCCTTTGTCTTCTGCTTTTGGTTTGCCACACCTTGGTGCTTCAAGCGTGATCCAGATGGGCCCATCTAGTGTCATTCTGGTGAAACCTGTGTTTGTCTTCCTACCAGCTGAAACACCCAAAGTTCCTCCACCATCCTCCGTGGAGGAGGAATGGAACCACAAAACCAGTCTTTCATTCACCCACAAAGATGTTTCGGGTTTATCTCCTTATACAAGCAACCAGGAGCAACCCATGGGAACCAGTCCAACTATGTCCACCACTCCGCATTTGAAACTTCTTTCCTCTCATGCTTTTTCAATGGATAAGCAAAATTTTTCAGAGAAAATCCTCAGTGCTCTACGAAAATCAACAGGAAGCAACCTTATTAAGTCTGAAAGCTCAACAGCGAATCCATTCACCCAACCATCAAAGAAAGCTAGCACCAGAACAAAGTATTTAGGGACTCCAAATCAGAATGGTAGGATTCAGTCCTCTATTCTTGTTTCTCAAAAGGTGGGAaggaatcaaccaattgcaatatCTGTTGGAACTACTGCAGATCACCACAATATCTCGGGTGCTTCCACTGTCATGTTGCCTATCCTGGAAAGACATGAAACATTACCACCCTCCACTGAACTATTGGACATTCCCCTCAAGATGTCTTCTTTGCCTCCCTTGGTGGGACCTTCTGCTTCTCAGATGCTGAGAAGTTCCTTTCAGACATCCAGGGCTCCAAATATCCCTCAACTAAGCCCCATGCTAATGTTTCACACTGAAGGTCATCAACAAGATTCATTGACCCCCATTACTCTGGTAAGTAAGAACTTTGAAGAGTCCTTGAATGCATCCTCAGCTAGGAACATGAAACTGCCATTAGAGGTGGGACATTTCACTCCTGAGAGTCTTACATCACATAGATCCTTGAGCACTGAGTTGATTGGAGAGGAGTTGTTTCTGGCTCCTTCAGAAGTTCAATATGTACCCAATGAGGTGTCAAGTTACCAGTTACTCCCAGTTGGAAAAGAACACAAAGTGTCTGTATCCTCAAATGACTCCTACGCAGAAGAAGTGGGTGCATTCCCTGTGTCCACAGCATCTTCCTATCACGCCAGCactatcttctccaaacttttcCATTTTCATCCAATCTCTTCCAAGTCCACCATGGGAAAGGAGAACCCAATAATTCTACCTTCACCTTCTGCCTTATTCCCAGCAGGTCCTCCAGCACCATCGACTCCATCAGAGGAACCACTGGAGGCTCCCATTAACCATCAGAAGCTCTCTGGACTCTCTACCAACGTGCCTTCACAGGTGTCATCATCACACTCCTACTTTGCCAAATCAGTGATgaaacacaatccaaccactcacCAGATGCTCAGAAAAAGGGCTTCTCTTTCAAGCACTCAAGGATGGCCAGAACCAAGAGTGAGCACTGGAGAAACCAATTTGAGTGCAAGGGAAGCAATTCACATTGTGCCAGTTTTGTCTGGTACAGAAGCCAGGAACATCTCTGCGTGGCTGGCCACCACAGACTTCAGGTCAACCTCAGTCCCACCAGATGATACTGTGGGATCTGTAGGTCTTCATGGTTTGTTCCAGAAGTTACCATCACGTACTGTCCTTGGAGATGCATCC comes from the Anolis carolinensis isolate JA03-04 unplaced genomic scaffold, rAnoCar3.1.pri scaffold_8, whole genome shotgun sequence genome and includes:
- the LOC107983336 gene encoding uncharacterized protein LOC107983336 codes for the protein MPHLPGQVLTNSQPPHINPPVNNEHPLSTLSTIVPSQTSSQIPSDSVTVMDESHLLVTSPPAHAITETNGTAAEGGLPVDAEPHTTDIFTTSKAPSQASSPPIFMEHALLDASAHPGIQRLTHNETQTPNPSFSTTLQLDSFNMTLKPHTSHTSAFVHTKSQSSNASTAAGIGDQIQSLFTTISPHLQPQTTPFLVITPFTFGEMREGKGSSQTSSPTSQAGIYRTSLPSVASSDSLGTSPSSFATPSSLISHHNTMNFSPLSSVHLEDNGALSTMSTLAISGARDLPHSFLGFPQYLNRSPGELGASSFNSLVLNGILGTSPSLQYMSLLVRNAENMVCLQRMQNSTPLSEEPNTDGHGVASAQEALPLSSAFGLPHLGASSVIQMGPSSVILVKPVFVFLPAETPKVPPPSSVEEEWNHKTSLSFTHKDVSGLSPYTSNQEQPMGTSPTMSTTPHLKLLSSHAFSMDKQNFSEKILSALRKSTGSNLIKSESSTANPFTQPSKKASTRTKYLGTPNQNGRIQSSILVSQKVGRNQPIAISVGTTADHHNISGASTVMLPILERHETLPPSTELLDIPLKMSSLPPLVGPSASQMLRSSFQTSRAPNIPQLSPMLMFHTEGHQQDSLTPITLVSKNFEESLNASSARNMKLPLEVGHFTPESLTSHRSLSTELIGEELFLAPSEVQYVPNEVSSYQLLPVGKEHKVSVSSNDSYAEEVGAFPVSTASSYHASTIFSKLFHFHPISSKSTMGKENPIILPSPSALFPAGPPAPSTPSEEPLEAPINHQKLSGLSTNVPSQVSSSHSYFAKSVMKHNPTTHQMLRKRASLSSTQGWPEPRVSTGETNLSAREAIHIVPVLSGTEARNISAWLATTDFRSTSVPPDDTVGSVGLHGLFQKLPSRTVLGDASITHLQGTTVLPAGRGTSLMAASHSVLNRLLQPSVSEANIARFSSTSPRQSQHLEDKKGVTIGTANEFLVRSSFQPVQASLEGEHLGDKWIQDVVSSFPTPSPVFSTILNGPKLSTLSSGIERLEGRGLLRQRSFWQNPQLHISESFPSLQTEIQPNPGSFEPSYNIQTDGDVSTDTASRTGTTSELRSYTSEEQVGLTRDPSGEGNRDDGESNDNDEEESENDDDEEDDGSVSDLPPWDSSTGLLDWRVQHHRRRMRSDDVFLNGLAVVSDDVCSSGNYTTEMRLQPASRGGSFLAQIVLHDNRSRPTLSVESCCVTPTARPTRPESASCCHFPRSLLGCRHVQIHQNSKSSVASFAIQLFQMLNHSVAYLHCELSVCLTGLAGCEENCLENKEGPSKPSDRRSYETLRNVISFGPVLRTEAEFSLGPSPGSPLGMMLLAFLLSLTSTVGVLGTIVVLWVCRRWEVQKGPPLAPPAGSESP